In Eupeodes corollae chromosome 3, idEupCoro1.1, whole genome shotgun sequence, a single genomic region encodes these proteins:
- the LOC129951230 gene encoding pyruvate dehydrogenase (acetyl-transferring) kinase, mitochondrial isoform X1, which yields MRIFPWRLSSIHKMLDFYSQFNPSPLSIKQFLDFGQNACERKSFVFLRKELPVRLANIMKEIALLPENLLGTRSVGEVSQWYARSFEEVLEFELSEPTSKNLEKFCSTLVQIRNRHSDVVQTMAQGVIELKETQGGVVEPAIETSIQYFLDRLYMSRISIRMLINQHTILFGEPTTEQGRHIGCLDPACDISAVVQDAYENARFLCDQYYLASPELVIRQYNELDKCLPVRTVYVPSHLYHMLFELFKNAMRAVLEYHDHDNKLPPIQVVIVQGKEDICVKISDQGGGIPRSQTDQLFKYMYSTAPQPSKSDLHTVPLAGYGYGLPLSRLYARYLHGDIVLLSCEGYGTDAIIYLKALSDEANELLPIFNKTSSKFYRATTPTGDWSNQSSHMNTRQMNASKPKNLSDIFGKDQEENILKKPII from the exons gTCAAAATGCTTGTGAACGAAAATCCTTCGTTTTCCTGCGAAAAGAACTTCCTGTCCGATTGGCAAATATTATGAAAGAAATTGCCCTACTTCCGGAAAACCTACTTGGAACACGGTCAGTTGGTGAAGTGAGTCAATGGTATGCGCGTAGTTTTGAAGAAGTTTTAGAATTTGAACTTTCGGAACCCACgagtaaaaatctcgaaaa aTTCTGTTCTACATTGGTTCAAATTCGAAACCGTCATTCAGATGTTGTACAAACAATGGCCCAAGGAGTTATCGAGCTAAAAGAAACTCAAGGTGGTGTTGTTGAACCTGCTATTGAAACCTCCATTCAGTATTTCCTTGATCGTCTCTATATGTCACGAATTAGTATAAGAATGCTTATAAATCAGCACA CAATACTTTTTGGTGAACCAACAACTGAACAAGGCAGACATATTGGATGTTTGGATCCAGCTTGTGATATAAGTGCAGTCGTTCAAGATGCCTATGAAAATGCTCGTTTCCTCTGTGATCAATATTATTTGGCTTCTCCAGAGCTTGTGATACGACAATACAACGAGTTAGATAAATGTCTACCAGTTAGGACAGTTTATGTACCGTCACATTTATACCATATGCTttttgaattattcaaaaacgcTATGAGAGCTGTCCTCGAATACCATGATCACGATAATAAACTTCCCCCCATTCAAGTTGTTATTGTTCAAGGAAAAGAGGATATTTGTGTTAAG ATTTCCGATCAAGGAGGCGGCATTCCACGATCACAGACAGATCAGCtgtttaaatatatgtacagtACAGCGCCACAACCTTCAAAGTCAGATTTGCACACGGTACCTTTAGCTGGGTATGGATATGGCCTACCACTTTCAAGGCTATATGCAAGATATCTTCATGGTGATATTGTGCTGCTTTCATGTGAGGGATATGGAACTGATGCTATTATCTACCTCAAG gcTTTATCTGACGAAGCAAATGAACTTTTGCCGATATTCAACAAGACCAGTTCGAAATTCTATCGAGCCACAACACCAACCGGTGACTGGTCGAACCAG agCTCCCACATGAATACCAGACAAATGAATGCATCGAAGCCGAAAAATCTTTCAGATATCTTCGGAAAGGATCAAGAAGAGAACATTTTAAAGAAGCCAATTATCTAG
- the LOC129951230 gene encoding pyruvate dehydrogenase (acetyl-transferring) kinase, mitochondrial isoform X3, which produces MRIFPWRLSSIHKMLDFYSQFNPSPLSIKQFLDFGQNACERKSFVFLRKELPVRLANIMKEIALLPENLLGTRSVGEVSQWYARSFEEVLEFELSEPTSKNLEKFCSTLVQIRNRHSDVVQTMAQGVIELKETQGGVVEPAIETSIQYFLDRLYMSRISIRMLINQHTILFGEPTTEQGRHIGCLDPACDISAVVQDAYENARFLCDQYYLASPELVIRQYNELDKCLPVRTVYVPSHLYHMLFELFKNAMRAVLEYHDHDNKLPPIQVVIVQGKEDICVKISDQGGGIPRSQTDQLFKYMYSTAPQPSKSDLHTVPLAGYGYGLPLSRLYARYLHGDIVLLSCEGYGTDAIIYLKALSDEANELLPIFNKTSSKFYRATTPTGDWSNQKYLTAVNRAPT; this is translated from the exons gTCAAAATGCTTGTGAACGAAAATCCTTCGTTTTCCTGCGAAAAGAACTTCCTGTCCGATTGGCAAATATTATGAAAGAAATTGCCCTACTTCCGGAAAACCTACTTGGAACACGGTCAGTTGGTGAAGTGAGTCAATGGTATGCGCGTAGTTTTGAAGAAGTTTTAGAATTTGAACTTTCGGAACCCACgagtaaaaatctcgaaaa aTTCTGTTCTACATTGGTTCAAATTCGAAACCGTCATTCAGATGTTGTACAAACAATGGCCCAAGGAGTTATCGAGCTAAAAGAAACTCAAGGTGGTGTTGTTGAACCTGCTATTGAAACCTCCATTCAGTATTTCCTTGATCGTCTCTATATGTCACGAATTAGTATAAGAATGCTTATAAATCAGCACA CAATACTTTTTGGTGAACCAACAACTGAACAAGGCAGACATATTGGATGTTTGGATCCAGCTTGTGATATAAGTGCAGTCGTTCAAGATGCCTATGAAAATGCTCGTTTCCTCTGTGATCAATATTATTTGGCTTCTCCAGAGCTTGTGATACGACAATACAACGAGTTAGATAAATGTCTACCAGTTAGGACAGTTTATGTACCGTCACATTTATACCATATGCTttttgaattattcaaaaacgcTATGAGAGCTGTCCTCGAATACCATGATCACGATAATAAACTTCCCCCCATTCAAGTTGTTATTGTTCAAGGAAAAGAGGATATTTGTGTTAAG ATTTCCGATCAAGGAGGCGGCATTCCACGATCACAGACAGATCAGCtgtttaaatatatgtacagtACAGCGCCACAACCTTCAAAGTCAGATTTGCACACGGTACCTTTAGCTGGGTATGGATATGGCCTACCACTTTCAAGGCTATATGCAAGATATCTTCATGGTGATATTGTGCTGCTTTCATGTGAGGGATATGGAACTGATGCTATTATCTACCTCAAG gcTTTATCTGACGAAGCAAATGAACTTTTGCCGATATTCAACAAGACCAGTTCGAAATTCTATCGAGCCACAACACCAACCGGTGACTGGTCGAACCAG AAATATCTTACTGCTGTTAATCG agCTCCCACATGA
- the LOC129951230 gene encoding pyruvate dehydrogenase (acetyl-transferring) kinase, mitochondrial isoform X2: MRIFPWRLSSIHKMLDFYSQFNPSPLSIKQFLDFGQNACERKSFVFLRKELPVRLANIMKEIALLPENLLGTRSVGEVSQWYARSFEEVLEFELSEPTSKNLEKFCSTLVQIRNRHSDVVQTMAQGVIELKETQGGVVEPAIETSIQYFLDRLYMSRISIRMLINQHTILFGEPTTEQGRHIGCLDPACDISAVVQDAYENARFLCDQYYLASPELVIRQYNELDKCLPVRTVYVPSHLYHMLFELFKNAMRAVLEYHDHDNKLPPIQVVIVQGKEDICVKISDQGGGIPRSQTDQLFKYMYSTAPQPSKSDLHTVPLAGYGYGLPLSRLYARYLHGDIVLLSCEGYGTDAIIYLKALSDEANELLPIFNKTSSKFYRATTPTGDWSNQDFGNRWRYLLSLIRNKNT, from the exons gTCAAAATGCTTGTGAACGAAAATCCTTCGTTTTCCTGCGAAAAGAACTTCCTGTCCGATTGGCAAATATTATGAAAGAAATTGCCCTACTTCCGGAAAACCTACTTGGAACACGGTCAGTTGGTGAAGTGAGTCAATGGTATGCGCGTAGTTTTGAAGAAGTTTTAGAATTTGAACTTTCGGAACCCACgagtaaaaatctcgaaaa aTTCTGTTCTACATTGGTTCAAATTCGAAACCGTCATTCAGATGTTGTACAAACAATGGCCCAAGGAGTTATCGAGCTAAAAGAAACTCAAGGTGGTGTTGTTGAACCTGCTATTGAAACCTCCATTCAGTATTTCCTTGATCGTCTCTATATGTCACGAATTAGTATAAGAATGCTTATAAATCAGCACA CAATACTTTTTGGTGAACCAACAACTGAACAAGGCAGACATATTGGATGTTTGGATCCAGCTTGTGATATAAGTGCAGTCGTTCAAGATGCCTATGAAAATGCTCGTTTCCTCTGTGATCAATATTATTTGGCTTCTCCAGAGCTTGTGATACGACAATACAACGAGTTAGATAAATGTCTACCAGTTAGGACAGTTTATGTACCGTCACATTTATACCATATGCTttttgaattattcaaaaacgcTATGAGAGCTGTCCTCGAATACCATGATCACGATAATAAACTTCCCCCCATTCAAGTTGTTATTGTTCAAGGAAAAGAGGATATTTGTGTTAAG ATTTCCGATCAAGGAGGCGGCATTCCACGATCACAGACAGATCAGCtgtttaaatatatgtacagtACAGCGCCACAACCTTCAAAGTCAGATTTGCACACGGTACCTTTAGCTGGGTATGGATATGGCCTACCACTTTCAAGGCTATATGCAAGATATCTTCATGGTGATATTGTGCTGCTTTCATGTGAGGGATATGGAACTGATGCTATTATCTACCTCAAG gcTTTATCTGACGAAGCAAATGAACTTTTGCCGATATTCAACAAGACCAGTTCGAAATTCTATCGAGCCACAACACCAACCGGTGACTGGTCGAACCAG GACTTTGGCAACCGTTGGCGTTATTTGTTGAGTTTAATCCGAAATAAAAATACCTAA